The genomic region TGGTGATTGGCGTGCCCTCGCTGGAAGCGGCGATTACCGCCTGGCGGGCGGCGGGGTTTCACGTCATTGAGGGCGGGGTGCATGCCGGCGGTTTGACGCACAACGCCCTGGTGGTGCTGGAAGATGGCTCCTATTTGGAGTTGCTTGCGCCCACCAATGCGGTGCGCTGGCAGGCGTTGCGGGCGGCGGCGCGGGTGGGCTTGCTTGATGGTGCACTGAGCGGCTTTTCGCCCATTCAGAAGCGCATGGTGCGCTATGCGTTGGGACCATACGGCCTGGTGGATTTTGCCGTCAATGTGGAAGACGCCGCTGCCGAGGCTGAGGCGGCGGAAGCGCGGGGTGTGCTGATGACGCCCGCTATTGAAGGGGCGCGCGCTCGTCCTGATGGGCGCGAGGTGCGCTGGATTACGGCTACGCCGCAGGATGCGGATTTGCCCTTCTTCATTCAAGACCTGACGCCGCGTGAGTGGCGTGTGCCTGTGGAGGGCGCGGCGCACCCCAATCAGGCGTACAGCATTCGCAAATTGGTTGTGTTGGCGCGTCGTCCGGCGGAGACAGCGGCGCATTACGAGATGCTGCTCGATGTGTCGCCGGTCCGGTTTGACGAGCACGGCATTTTGTTTGCGTTGGGCGCGGCGCGTGTGGAAGTGCGCGAACCGATAAGCGATGAGGAACGCAACGCGCTGGGTAATCGGGCGGCGCGCCCGTGGGCGCTGGAACTGCGCACACACGATACCCACATGGCCGGCACGGTTGAATTTCCGCCGGAGTTGCACGTCCCGTTGACGCTGGTCCCCGATGCGTTGTAAGCGGCTTACACCAACGTCGCCCCTGGACCGGGGCGGGCGATGATGATGTCGCGCACGCCGGGCAGTGAACGCGCCGCCGTCGCTACTGCGTCGCGGTGGTTGGCTTCACAAATCAGGTGGACGTTGGGTCCGGCGTCAATCGTGAACCAGACCGGCAGCCCCTCATCGCGCCAGCGTTCGATGGCTTTCAAGATGTCGAGCGTCGCCCCCGTCCAGTAGAACAGGCGCGGTTGACTGCTCATCATCACAAAGTGCATGGCCAGCGCGTCGGTTTCGATAATAGGTCCCAGCGTGGCGAGGTCGCGGTTGAGGATGGCTTCGCGCACGCGCGGCAGCGCTTTGTGCACCAGCGAGAGCCGCGTTTCCAGGAAGGGGCTGGATTCCGCCAGCAGATGCCCTTGCGCCGAGGAAACGCGCTTTTCGCCCTCTTCCACCACGGCCACAATGTCGCACAGGTCCCAATGTTCGGGTGGTGCGATTTGCTCCGCATAGGAGGTGGCGTCGTCAATGCCGGCGTGCCACCAGACAAACCCCCCTTCAATCGAGCGCGCCGCTGACCCGGAGCCACGCCGTGCAATGCGGCTCAGAGCACGGGTGTCGAGTGATAGCCCCAATGCCGCGGCGGCGGCAACCGTCAATGCGGCAAAGGCGGAGGCGCTGCTGGCAATCCCCGCCCCCATGGGGAAGGTGTTTTCGGAGACGATGCGCGCCCGCCATGAGACCCCCGCCATTTCACGCAGAATGTCCAGGTGGCGTGAAGCGCGTTCAGTCGCGGCCGGCGCGGCTGGTTCGCCCCCGATGAGCAGTTCGTCGGCGGGCAGGTCGGGGTCGAAGGTGACGGTGGTGGTGGTGCGGGTGGTGTCCAGCGTGAACGAGACGCTGTCGTTCAGCGGAATGTTGAGCGTTGCGTCGCGCACGCCCCAGTATTTGATCAGGGCGATGTTGGCGCCGGCGTTGGCTGTTGCGGAACGAGGGTATGCGTTCATGGGCTGTTGCTCCTTGTGCCTGGGATTGGATGATGGGTGCATTGAGGCGTCGCCTCGCCTTACTCGAACAGGACGGCGATATCCTCTGGCGTCAGGTTCTTGAAGATACCGCCTTCGGTAGTAATCAGTTGCGAGACCAGTTGTTGCTTGCGTTCTTGCAAATCCAGGATTTTTTCCTCAACCGTATCGCGCGTGATGAGGCGATAGACGAAAACCGGCTTGTCTTGCCCGATGCGGTGGGTGCGGTCGGCGGCTTGTTGTTCTACCGCCGGGTTCCACCACGGGTCAATGTGAATGACGTAGTCGGCGGCGGTCAGGTTCAAGCCGACCCCACCGGCGCGCAGGCTAATCAGGAAGAAGGGCAGGCTTTCGTCATGCTGGAAGCGGTCAACAATCGCCTGGCGGTCGCGTGTTTGCCCGTCCAGGTAGGCGTAGGGAATACCGCGCGCGTCCAGTTCTTCGCGCACCAGCCCAAGCACCTTGACGAATTGGGAGAAGATGAGCGCCTTGTGCCCTTCCTCGCGCAATGTTTCCAGCGTTTCCAGCAACAGTTCAAACTTCCCAGACGTCCCCTGATAGGTGCGGTCTACCAATTTGGGGTGAATGGCGATTTGGCGCAGGCGCAAAAGCCCTTCAAGCACCTTCATGCGGGCTTGTTGCAACCCTTCTTCCTGAATAAGCCCAAGCAAGAGATTGCGGTAGTGTGTGCGCCAATGTTCGTAGAGCGCGGCTTGCTCGTTCGTCATCTCGGTGAAGAAGACGCGCTCCGTGCGCGGCGGCAGTTCGGGTGCCACCTGGGCTTTGGTGCGCCGCAAGATGAACGGATAGACCAGCCGACGCAGAAGGTCGGCGGTTTCATCATCCTGGAAGCGTTCAATGGGCGTAGCAAAATGTTCGCGGAAGTATTTGAAATTGCCCAGCAACCCCGGATTGATGAACGCAAAGAGCGACCAGAGTTCGATGGTGTTGTTTTCCACGGGCGTCCCGGTCATGGCAAGCCGATGGTCGGATTTGAGCAGGCGCAGGGCGCGCGCTGTTTTGGTGAGGGGGTTTTTGATGGCTTGCGATTCATCCAGCACGACGTAGTGGAACGTGTATTGGCGCAACATTTTGGCGTCGCGCAGGGCGGTGCCGTAGGTGGTAATCACCAGGTCGTACTGGTCGAACACCGACGGGTCTTCGGTGCGCTGGGGACCCGCGTGAACGAGCACCCGCAGAGAAGGCGTGAAGCGTGCGGCTTCGCGCCGCCAATTTTCAACCAGCGAACGGGGCACCACAATCAAGTCGGCGCGTTGCGCGTGCCCACTTTCGCGCAGGGAGAGCAGGAAGACGAGCACTTGGACGGTCTTCCCAAGCCCCATATCGTCCGCCAGACAACCGCCAAAATGGTAGCGGTGCAGGAAATGGAGCCAGTTGTAGCCGGCTTTCTGGTAGGGGCGCAGTTCGCCCTGAAACCCGCGCGGGAGCGGTACATCCTCGATGGCGTCAAAGCGATGCAAAAGTTCGCGCCGCCGTTCAAACTCTTCGTCCACGTCAACCTGTTCTACGTCGCCCAACAGCGATTCGAGCAGGCCGATTTGCGTGGTGCGGAAACGCAAGCCCTCATCGGAGAGTTCGGCGAGCCCAAACACATGCTTGAATTTTTCCAACCATTCTTCGGGTAATTCGCCAACCGACCCATCGGCGAGTTTGACATACCGTCGTCCGCGTCGTAGCGCACGCCGAATTTCAGCCAGGGAGACGTTGACATCGCCGAATGAGACTTCGGCTTGCAGGTCGAACCAGTCAATCCCTGAGGAAATCGAAAGGCGCATAGAGGGCTTGCGCCGATTGACTTTGATGGATGCGAGCGATTCTTCGCCAAAGATTTCAAAGCCCTTGCGCAAAAGCATGGGGATATGGTGCAGCAGGAAGTCCACCGGGTCGGTATTTTTGCGCAAGGCGAACGCCCCTTCTTCCCGCCCGTATTTGAGCCCGTGTTGGCGCACCAGTTCGATCGCGTTGATTTCGGTCTCAATGTCGCGCACAACACGCACCAGATGCCCCTCTTCGTCGGTGGTGAAGGTTTGCGAGGGCACTGTGCGCGCCGCCGCGACTTCGATATCGCCATAGGCAAAGCGCAGTTCAGCGCCGATGGTGTTTTCTTCATCGTCAAACAGGTAGAGCCGCGGTACCGGCTTGATGCCCTCGATGGTCTTCCAGAGAGGGGTATCGGCGAACGTCCAGGCTTCGGCGAGTTTGGGCAGATGCGTTTCGACGAAGGTGTCGTACAGCGACGGCGGGACCTGGATGTCGGTTTCCAGCGCCTCGTCGTCAAGCGGGGTTGCCATGCGAATGAGCCGCAGCGTGGTGGGGTCATACAGCCACATGGGTTCGTCTGTGATGATGTCGAGCGTTTTGGCGTCAATATGTTCGCCATGCGGCAGGCGTACTTGAACGTGGAGATGCAAATGACTGGTTTCGT from Ardenticatena maritima harbors:
- a CDS encoding VOC family protein; amino-acid sequence: MGIGIDHLVIGVPSLEAAITAWRAAGFHVIEGGVHAGGLTHNALVVLEDGSYLELLAPTNAVRWQALRAAARVGLLDGALSGFSPIQKRMVRYALGPYGLVDFAVNVEDAAAEAEAAEARGVLMTPAIEGARARPDGREVRWITATPQDADLPFFIQDLTPREWRVPVEGAAHPNQAYSIRKLVVLARRPAETAAHYEMLLDVSPVRFDEHGILFALGAARVEVREPISDEERNALGNRAARPWALELRTHDTHMAGTVEFPPELHVPLTLVPDAL
- the mvaD gene encoding diphosphomevalonate decarboxylase encodes the protein MNAYPRSATANAGANIALIKYWGVRDATLNIPLNDSVSFTLDTTRTTTTVTFDPDLPADELLIGGEPAAPAATERASRHLDILREMAGVSWRARIVSENTFPMGAGIASSASAFAALTVAAAAALGLSLDTRALSRIARRGSGSAARSIEGGFVWWHAGIDDATSYAEQIAPPEHWDLCDIVAVVEEGEKRVSSAQGHLLAESSPFLETRLSLVHKALPRVREAILNRDLATLGPIIETDALAMHFVMMSSQPRLFYWTGATLDILKAIERWRDEGLPVWFTIDAGPNVHLICEANHRDAVATAARSLPGVRDIIIARPGPGATLV
- a CDS encoding DEAD/DEAH box helicase, translated to MEDFYSATVFERFALGDILQQVPDFVSAKAIDLLESDAVEVRQHKRNDATGRVHTENGTYNVTILTTSSRLYALCTCKSNEHPFCEHSLALLLALAESSTIVSEPNHLVLLSERIATLLDYAPDSQTRQRKTRRGHTPLRLAFVLLKKKYDFMVVPIGLGGRAALAQTPAELFAKDGDETSPHTLLVHPSDKEIFRTSRDLDERIIATPGEFSLARLLLRTEGLARAGYRRTPYQPGEVLDLLAATNTPWIFYAEEDQFTLLTGPVTIVNGLGEWVLACEGDETSHLHLHVQVRLPHGEHIDAKTLDIITDEPMWLYDPTTLRLIRMATPLDDEALETDIQVPPSLYDTFVETHLPKLAEAWTFADTPLWKTIEGIKPVPRLYLFDDEENTIGAELRFAYGDIEVAAARTVPSQTFTTDEEGHLVRVVRDIETEINAIELVRQHGLKYGREEGAFALRKNTDPVDFLLHHIPMLLRKGFEIFGEESLASIKVNRRKPSMRLSISSGIDWFDLQAEVSFGDVNVSLAEIRRALRRGRRYVKLADGSVGELPEEWLEKFKHVFGLAELSDEGLRFRTTQIGLLESLLGDVEQVDVDEEFERRRELLHRFDAIEDVPLPRGFQGELRPYQKAGYNWLHFLHRYHFGGCLADDMGLGKTVQVLVFLLSLRESGHAQRADLIVVPRSLVENWRREAARFTPSLRVLVHAGPQRTEDPSVFDQYDLVITTYGTALRDAKMLRQYTFHYVVLDESQAIKNPLTKTARALRLLKSDHRLAMTGTPVENNTIELWSLFAFINPGLLGNFKYFREHFATPIERFQDDETADLLRRLVYPFILRRTKAQVAPELPPRTERVFFTEMTNEQAALYEHWRTHYRNLLLGLIQEEGLQQARMKVLEGLLRLRQIAIHPKLVDRTYQGTSGKFELLLETLETLREEGHKALIFSQFVKVLGLVREELDARGIPYAYLDGQTRDRQAIVDRFQHDESLPFFLISLRAGGVGLNLTAADYVIHIDPWWNPAVEQQAADRTHRIGQDKPVFVYRLITRDTVEEKILDLQERKQQLVSQLITTEGGIFKNLTPEDIAVLFE